In Burkholderia sp. WP9, a genomic segment contains:
- a CDS encoding phage tail protein, giving the protein MVSSSSPIQSFSIRTEVQVRIELDGRYVAGMSKVSAHKRKTELVEHREDDDSSTNRSSPGLTGFEALTLERGVTHDPEFEACAAKVWHTKSRSPAFWITQYHLSGLSSSMRLTAWLPIALIVWLENIVGHMSSPVETAPDDRCRARAPRYIP; this is encoded by the coding sequence ATGGTGTCCAGTTCATCGCCAATCCAAAGTTTTTCGATTCGTACAGAAGTTCAAGTTCGCATCGAGTTGGATGGTCGCTACGTCGCGGGCATGAGCAAGGTTTCGGCGCATAAGCGCAAGACGGAATTGGTTGAGCATCGCGAAGACGACGACTCGAGTACAAACCGCAGTTCGCCCGGGCTCACGGGGTTCGAGGCGCTCACGCTCGAGCGCGGCGTCACGCACGATCCGGAGTTCGAGGCCTGTGCGGCGAAGGTATGGCACACGAAATCACGGTCACCGGCTTTCTGGATCACCCAATATCACCTCTCGGGCCTTTCATCCTCAATGCGCCTCACGGCATGGCTACCTATTGCGCTCATTGTCTGGTTGGAAAACATCGTGGGCCACATGTCTTCTCCTGTCGAAACGGCACCCGACGATAGATGCCGAGCGCGCGCGCCGCGGTATATTCCCTAG
- a CDS encoding ATP-binding protein: MTSIDVDEFDAMFRVELPPRPYPGLRAFEKTEWPIFFGRERMSDAVVKRLFKERLLVIHGDSGCGKSSLVRAGVLPRLEQENARGMFRWITCVSTPGDEPLWNLARSLAALRGPDPGDNRALDFLRAFNFGEEAPGRISDLLQLDPQDRLCILIDQFEEIFAHAKRCGVGDAQMLTQALVALYRHPQERLYMILTMRSEFLGACARFNGFAEVVNEIQYLVPRMECSDLLRAIREPAPLYGGEISRELAARLIANVGGSQDELPLIQHGLMLMQRRELARVKALAARNGSGDENALHWRLDIEQFQSAEGLSCLLSDHADEVMQKAEQAAGQEKAVRLVENLFRELTDISADMPAIRRPRSLEDLARSIDCEIDVLRRIVDVFRADDVSFLRPSGSEAVGPKDLIDISHEALIRSWKKLATPENGWALREFRDGLIWRALLVQAEGFEEDRSNVLGPIATEERTRWITSRNAHWANRYGGGWERVQALLQASRTEIEHQKAEQEAIRKKTEEARVANVKLQSARRVQHLLVGGLATTILLVSLSTYQYLGREKALRELQIQLGLNNQFYEATQSELGQIKEITSAEHDPALRDRVDAAAMALAEKAGKASPAALAPRVYIHIADETQRVQAEGLESRLKSNPDKTLSLAVPGIELKSYGSQRSELRCFRTDECQGTGRKIVDEINALLLTPRVELVDLSERYPTSQNIRAQHYELWFAKGAITLKP; this comes from the coding sequence ATGACGTCCATCGACGTCGACGAATTCGACGCGATGTTCCGGGTCGAGTTGCCGCCGCGGCCGTATCCTGGTCTCAGGGCATTCGAAAAGACTGAGTGGCCGATCTTCTTCGGCCGCGAGCGGATGTCGGACGCCGTGGTCAAGCGCTTGTTCAAGGAGCGGCTTCTCGTCATTCACGGTGATTCGGGATGCGGCAAAAGCTCGCTCGTTCGCGCAGGGGTGTTACCGAGGCTCGAACAGGAAAATGCGCGGGGCATGTTTCGCTGGATCACGTGTGTGTCGACACCGGGCGATGAGCCGCTCTGGAACCTCGCGCGATCGCTGGCGGCGCTCCGAGGTCCTGACCCAGGCGACAATCGCGCTCTGGATTTTCTGCGGGCGTTTAACTTCGGCGAGGAAGCGCCGGGGCGAATCTCCGATCTCCTGCAACTGGACCCGCAGGATCGGCTCTGCATTCTCATCGACCAGTTCGAAGAGATCTTCGCACACGCGAAACGGTGTGGGGTCGGAGACGCGCAGATGCTTACACAGGCGCTGGTCGCACTGTACCGGCATCCGCAAGAGCGTCTCTATATGATTTTGACGATGCGTTCGGAGTTCCTCGGCGCATGCGCGCGCTTCAACGGTTTCGCTGAAGTCGTCAACGAAATCCAGTATCTCGTGCCACGTATGGAATGCAGCGACCTGCTGCGAGCGATTCGCGAACCCGCGCCGCTTTACGGTGGAGAAATTAGTCGCGAACTCGCCGCACGGCTGATTGCGAACGTTGGCGGCAGTCAGGACGAGTTGCCGCTCATCCAGCATGGTCTGATGTTGATGCAACGCAGGGAACTTGCGCGCGTCAAGGCTTTGGCCGCTCGTAACGGCAGCGGAGATGAAAATGCGTTGCACTGGCGCCTAGACATCGAACAGTTTCAGAGCGCCGAGGGTCTGTCGTGTCTGTTGTCGGATCACGCCGACGAAGTGATGCAGAAGGCCGAGCAAGCCGCAGGACAGGAGAAGGCCGTCCGCCTAGTTGAAAATTTATTTCGCGAGCTAACCGACATCAGTGCCGACATGCCGGCAATTCGCCGGCCGAGAAGTCTCGAGGATCTAGCCAGGAGCATCGATTGTGAGATCGATGTGCTCCGCAGAATCGTCGATGTTTTTCGCGCAGACGACGTTTCGTTTCTCCGGCCCAGCGGCAGCGAGGCCGTCGGGCCGAAAGATCTCATCGACATCAGTCACGAAGCGCTCATCCGCAGTTGGAAGAAGCTCGCTACCCCCGAGAACGGATGGGCGCTTAGAGAGTTCCGAGACGGTCTTATCTGGCGGGCGTTGCTCGTTCAGGCGGAGGGCTTCGAGGAGGATCGATCGAACGTGCTCGGGCCGATCGCTACCGAGGAGCGAACGCGGTGGATCACCTCACGCAACGCTCATTGGGCCAACCGCTATGGAGGCGGATGGGAACGAGTTCAGGCGCTCCTCCAGGCAAGCCGCACAGAGATTGAGCATCAGAAGGCCGAACAGGAGGCAATCCGTAAAAAGACGGAAGAGGCGCGCGTCGCGAATGTCAAGCTTCAGTCGGCGCGCCGTGTGCAACACTTGCTCGTCGGAGGTTTGGCAACGACCATACTCCTCGTCTCATTATCGACTTATCAGTACTTGGGCCGGGAGAAGGCTCTGCGAGAACTTCAAATTCAACTCGGATTGAATAACCAATTTTATGAGGCCACGCAAAGCGAACTCGGTCAGATCAAGGAAATCACCAGCGCCGAGCACGATCCGGCACTCAGGGATAGGGTCGATGCTGCGGCGATGGCATTGGCCGAGAAGGCCGGCAAAGCTTCTCCGGCGGCGCTCGCTCCCAGAGTCTACATACACATCGCTGACGAAACGCAACGCGTTCAGGCAGAGGGACTTGAAAGCCGGCTCAAAAGCAATCCCGACAAGACACTGTCTCTCGCGGTCCCAGGCATCGAGCTCAAGAGCTACGGATCTCAACGAAGCGAGCTGAGATGCTTTCGCACCGACGAATGCCAAGGCACTGGCCGAAAAATCGTCGACGAGATCAACGCGCTGTTGCTCACGCCTCGGGTCGAACTGGTGGACCTGAGCGAGCGCTATCCAACCTCCCAGAATATTCGCGCTCAACATTACGAGCTCTGGTTCGCCAAGGGTGCTATCACGCTCAAGCCTTAG
- a CDS encoding TIR domain-containing protein — MAYLGEPFTHDVFISYSHGSGNQDGRGPHARWSEAFAKQLESEVRVHPSLRQYEHFLDVDYRPDRSVDPMVPLSDGLRSHIQKSAVLMVLMTPHYLESQWCKDERQWWCEHHEVPVSVDHDRIAVVRVFPTDRTWPPELVDSRGEQLVGFPFHVPVEGRNLAAIRPFGWHDMRNPDGEFSKALVHIAGHLSTKLFAIRERLEAEQRQQAETERLGKPDGLTIYLHGHAEEENAWQEAGVHLGDSGFVVLPGSPEPTEKDPEKRQEIREQRVETMSECDALLLLGTGNGRTLDHDLVLVGKHDRQSARARTNRLLPCGVVNTGGMSISTPIRKTNARLLQAHWLDAPRLPWTPMLRQWLAGLKTDIGAAP, encoded by the coding sequence ATGGCATACCTAGGCGAGCCTTTCACTCACGACGTTTTTATCAGCTACAGCCATGGTTCTGGCAATCAGGATGGCCGGGGGCCGCACGCGCGTTGGTCGGAAGCATTCGCGAAACAGCTCGAAAGCGAGGTGCGCGTCCATCCAAGTCTGCGTCAATACGAGCACTTTCTCGATGTCGATTATCGGCCCGACCGCTCCGTCGATCCGATGGTTCCTCTTTCCGACGGGCTGCGATCACACATTCAAAAATCGGCCGTACTGATGGTGCTGATGACGCCCCATTACCTCGAGTCGCAATGGTGCAAGGACGAGCGCCAATGGTGGTGCGAGCATCACGAGGTACCCGTCAGCGTGGATCACGATCGCATCGCCGTGGTGAGGGTATTTCCGACCGACCGAACATGGCCGCCGGAGCTCGTCGATTCGCGAGGGGAGCAACTGGTGGGCTTCCCATTTCATGTACCGGTGGAGGGCAGAAACCTAGCGGCAATTCGTCCGTTCGGATGGCACGACATGCGCAACCCAGACGGCGAATTCAGCAAGGCGCTTGTTCACATTGCCGGGCACCTGTCGACGAAGCTCTTTGCAATTAGGGAGCGGCTCGAGGCCGAACAGCGGCAGCAGGCGGAAACTGAGAGACTCGGCAAGCCGGACGGCCTGACTATCTATCTACATGGCCACGCAGAAGAAGAGAACGCGTGGCAGGAAGCCGGCGTCCATCTCGGCGACAGTGGCTTCGTTGTGCTTCCCGGAAGTCCTGAACCGACCGAGAAAGACCCCGAGAAACGGCAGGAAATCCGTGAACAGCGCGTCGAAACCATGAGCGAGTGCGATGCGCTACTGTTGCTCGGCACGGGCAACGGCCGGACGCTCGACCACGACCTCGTGCTTGTGGGCAAACACGATCGGCAATCAGCGCGGGCTCGCACGAACCGCCTTCTTCCATGCGGCGTGGTCAACACGGGTGGGATGTCAATCTCGACACCGATCAGGAAAACGAATGCCCGCTTGCTGCAGGCACACTGGCTTGACGCCCCTCGCCTGCCCTGGACTCCGATGCTACGCCAATGGTTGGCAGGATTGAAAACGGATATTGGGGCGGCGCCATGA
- a CDS encoding TRAFs-binding domain-containing protein: protein MPKPLCFVIMPYGRKPTQADRARGPGEINFNALWDRAYVPVIEALGYEAVRADQDTGSMIITQMLERIYYADLVLADMTIPNGNVYYEVGIRHASKETGCVMLAADWSQPLFDVAQMRTVRYPLLNGDIDEATAQVIRERITSGISALTDGKSPMFMAVKGFPSDPDPALASTMKQRMMDLALFQSAVRNVRLLPEKQRMAAAQELVKRHGVPPLMASVVFALLLLLRDSIDDPADWSKLLAFIDSLPKEFRDKPEVQTQRAFAVSETGDVQGAINQLTALLEIAGPSAERLGLLGGRYKRLYQKAVDPREQSRLLDQAIDCYERGMDLDLNQYYCSSNLARLYRKRNRGDDQKRAHVASALASAGCDRAFRRGITDEWLRPTWLALAFDDANADLAEDLAEKVAREDVPRWKIKSVLMDLRLSTRLVTDKAQRARLAVVADWLAEQSGLKSGEP, encoded by the coding sequence ATGCCGAAACCACTTTGCTTCGTCATCATGCCGTACGGCCGCAAGCCGACGCAGGCCGATCGCGCGCGGGGCCCGGGCGAGATCAACTTCAACGCATTGTGGGACCGTGCTTACGTGCCGGTGATCGAGGCGCTGGGCTACGAGGCCGTGCGCGCGGATCAGGACACCGGCTCGATGATCATCACGCAGATGCTCGAGCGCATCTACTACGCGGATCTCGTGCTCGCCGACATGACCATCCCGAACGGGAACGTCTACTACGAGGTTGGCATCCGGCATGCGTCCAAAGAGACGGGCTGCGTGATGCTCGCGGCGGACTGGTCGCAGCCGCTGTTCGACGTGGCGCAGATGCGCACGGTCCGCTATCCGCTTCTGAACGGCGATATCGACGAAGCCACCGCGCAGGTCATTCGGGAACGCATCACGTCCGGCATCAGCGCGCTCACGGATGGCAAGTCGCCGATGTTCATGGCAGTCAAGGGCTTCCCGAGCGACCCGGATCCCGCCCTCGCATCGACGATGAAGCAGCGCATGATGGACCTCGCCCTATTTCAGTCGGCCGTGCGAAATGTCCGTCTGCTGCCCGAGAAACAGCGCATGGCGGCGGCGCAGGAGCTCGTGAAGCGGCACGGAGTGCCGCCCCTGATGGCGAGCGTCGTGTTTGCGTTGCTGCTGCTGCTGCGGGATTCGATCGACGACCCGGCCGACTGGAGCAAGCTGCTCGCCTTCATCGACTCGCTGCCAAAGGAATTCCGCGATAAGCCCGAAGTGCAGACCCAGCGCGCGTTCGCCGTCTCGGAGACGGGCGACGTGCAAGGTGCGATCAACCAGTTGACGGCCTTGCTGGAAATAGCCGGGCCTTCGGCGGAACGACTCGGCTTGCTGGGCGGGCGGTACAAGCGGCTGTACCAGAAAGCCGTCGACCCACGAGAGCAGTCGAGATTGCTCGACCAGGCGATCGACTGCTACGAACGCGGCATGGATCTCGACCTCAACCAATACTACTGCTCGTCGAATCTCGCGCGTCTGTACCGCAAGCGCAATCGCGGCGACGACCAGAAGCGGGCTCATGTCGCATCGGCGCTCGCGAGTGCCGGCTGCGACCGTGCGTTCCGGCGCGGCATCACCGACGAATGGTTGCGACCGACCTGGCTCGCCCTTGCCTTCGACGATGCTAACGCCGATCTCGCGGAAGATCTCGCCGAAAAGGTCGCCAGGGAAGACGTGCCGCGCTGGAAAATCAAGAGCGTGCTGATGGATCTGCGCTTGAGCACGCGGTTGGTTACGGACAAGGCGCAACGCGCGCGGCTCGCTGTGGTGGCAGACTGGTTGGCCGAGCAATCCGGTCTCAAAAGCGGTGAACCATGA